A genome region from Carya illinoinensis cultivar Pawnee chromosome 2, C.illinoinensisPawnee_v1, whole genome shotgun sequence includes the following:
- the LOC122299659 gene encoding abscisic acid receptor PYL3-like, which yields MNGGGACGAMETPYIGMHHRHEPRENQCTSVLVKRIKAPVHLVWSLVRRFDQPQKYKPFVSRCEVKGDFAIGSVREVNVKSGLPATTSTERLELLDDEEHILGIRIVGGDHRLRNYSSVITVHPEVIDGRPGTLVIESFMVDVPDGNTKDETCYFVEALIMCNLKSLADVSERMAIQDRTEPINY from the exons ATGAACGGTGGTGGTGCGTGTGGCGCAATGGAGACGCCCTACATAGGGATGCACCACAGGCACGAGCCCAGGGAGAACCAGTGCACCTCAGTGCTCGTCAAGCGCATCAAAGCGCCCGTTCACCTC GTGTGGTCCCTAGTGAGGAGATTTGATCAGCCCCAGAAGTACAAGCCCTTTGTTAGCAGGTGCGAGGTGAAGGGAGACTTTGCTATTGGCAGCGTCAGAGAAGTAAATGTTAAATCTGGGCTTCCTGCCACGACAAGCACTGAGAGGTTGGAACTTCTTGATGATGAGGAGCACATTCTTGGCATCAGAATTGTTGGTGGCGATCACAGGCTCAGG AACTACTCATCAGTCATTACAGTTCATCCAGAGGTTATTGATGGAAGGCCAGGGACACTGGTAATTGAGTCATTTATGGTGGATGTGCCTGATGGGAACACTAAGGATGAGACGTGTTACTTTGTCGAGGCTTTAATCATGTGCAATCTCAAATCCTTGGCTGATGTCTCAGAGAGGATGGCTATTCAGGACCGAACTGAACCTATCAACTATTAG